A region of Pasteurellaceae bacterium Orientalotternb1 DNA encodes the following proteins:
- a CDS encoding dihydrofolate reductase, protein MISIIVARTLNHVIGKNNAMPWHLPVDLAWFRANTLGKPVIMGRKTYESIGRLLPKRPNIILSRSGFTVEGAYSAESLEQAVSLAKSFANVDEIMIIGGGELFKQAMPMTEKLYLTEIQANIDGDTFFEFDEKSWKLVQVQFSDADEQNSYGCHFMVLEKA, encoded by the coding sequence ATGATCAGTATCATTGTCGCACGAACCTTAAATCACGTCATTGGTAAAAATAATGCTATGCCGTGGCACTTGCCAGTGGATTTGGCGTGGTTTAGGGCAAACACGCTTGGAAAACCCGTGATTATGGGGCGGAAAACTTACGAATCTATCGGGAGATTGCTACCGAAACGTCCAAATATTATTTTGTCTCGCTCTGGCTTTACCGTTGAAGGTGCTTATTCGGCAGAGAGCCTCGAACAAGCGGTCAGTTTAGCGAAAAGTTTTGCAAATGTGGACGAAATTATGATTATTGGCGGGGGAGAGCTATTTAAGCAAGCTATGCCAATGACAGAAAAGTTATATCTTACGGAAATTCAAGCGAACATTGATGGTGATACTTTTTTCGAGTTTGATGAAAAAAGTTGGAAATTGGTTCAAGTGCAATTTTCTGATGCGGATGAGCAAAATTCATACGGTTGTCACTTTATGGTGTTAGAAAAAGCGTAA
- a CDS encoding lactate permease, producing MALFLSIFPIVLLIYLMVKRNALPSYVALPWIAAVVLIIQLVFFGTDIQTVSANIMAALIDVQTPITVIFGAILFNRFSEVSGVTNTLRKWLGTINPNPVAQIMIIGWAFAFMIEGASGFGTPAAIAAPILVGLGFHPLKVAMLALVMNSVPVSFGAVGTPTWFGFGPLKLAETQILEIGSMTATIHAFAALVIPVMALRLIVSWDDIRKNLPFIYISIFACVVPYFFLAQVNYEFPSLVGGAIGLLISIFVANKGIGLAKVENTLDASQVSKGEVIKALFPTGLLIAILIITRIKQLPFKAMMNDATSWVSAQIGSLGTFDISNGLIFSLKNIFGTTINASYKLLYVPALIPFVVTVLIAIPVFAVSASKAKDVFAGSFKQTRNPFFALVGALIMVKLMLVGGDGSMVKIIGKSFAEATGQYWTLFASYLGAVGAFFSGSNTVSNLTFGSVQLSTAELTGLSASLVLALQSVGGAMGNMVCINNIVAVSSVLNMQNQEGAIIKKTVVPMMVYGIIAAVVALTIIPIFFNV from the coding sequence ATGGCTCTATTTCTCAGTATTTTTCCGATTGTTTTGCTTATCTATTTGATGGTAAAACGTAACGCATTACCGTCTTATGTGGCGTTGCCATGGATTGCGGCAGTTGTGTTGATTATTCAACTTGTTTTCTTTGGCACTGATATTCAAACGGTAAGTGCGAATATTATGGCGGCATTGATCGATGTTCAAACACCAATCACCGTTATTTTCGGTGCTATTCTTTTCAACCGCTTCTCTGAAGTTTCTGGCGTAACCAATACCCTGCGTAAATGGTTAGGCACAATCAACCCAAACCCAGTGGCTCAAATTATGATTATCGGCTGGGCATTTGCGTTTATGATTGAAGGGGCGAGTGGTTTCGGTACACCTGCGGCAATTGCAGCTCCAATTTTAGTAGGGTTAGGTTTCCACCCATTAAAGGTAGCAATGTTAGCGTTAGTGATGAACTCTGTGCCAGTATCATTCGGTGCAGTAGGTACACCAACGTGGTTCGGTTTTGGGCCATTAAAATTAGCAGAAACTCAAATTTTGGAAATTGGCTCAATGACGGCGACAATTCACGCATTCGCAGCATTAGTGATTCCAGTGATGGCATTACGTTTAATCGTGTCTTGGGACGATATTCGTAAAAACTTGCCTTTCATCTATATCAGCATCTTCGCTTGCGTTGTGCCATATTTCTTCTTAGCACAAGTAAACTATGAGTTCCCATCATTAGTGGGTGGTGCGATTGGCTTATTGATCTCCATTTTTGTGGCAAATAAAGGCATCGGTTTAGCGAAAGTTGAGAATACGTTAGATGCTTCTCAAGTGAGCAAAGGTGAAGTGATCAAGGCCTTATTCCCAACAGGATTATTGATTGCGATCTTGATCATTACCCGTATCAAACAGTTACCATTCAAAGCGATGATGAACGATGCTACTTCTTGGGTAAGTGCACAAATCGGTTCATTGGGTACCTTTGATATCAGTAACGGTCTAATTTTTAGCCTGAAAAACATTTTTGGCACCACTATCAATGCAAGCTATAAATTGCTTTATGTACCAGCGTTGATTCCATTTGTGGTGACGGTTTTAATTGCAATTCCAGTCTTTGCGGTATCCGCAAGCAAAGCGAAAGATGTATTTGCGGGCAGCTTTAAACAAACTCGCAATCCATTCTTTGCCCTTGTTGGTGCATTGATTATGGTGAAATTGATGTTAGTTGGTGGTGATGGCTCGATGGTGAAAATTATCGGTAAGAGCTTTGCAGAAGCAACAGGTCAGTACTGGACACTATTCGCTTCTTACTTAGGTGCGGTAGGGGCGTTCTTCTCGGGTTCAAATACGGTATCGAACTTAACCTTTGGTAGCGTACAGTTATCAACCGCTGAATTAACGGGATTATCAGCAAGTTTAGTATTGGCATTGCAATCTGTTGGTGGTGCGATGGGTAACATGGTATGTATCAACAATATCGTTGCAGTAAGCTCAGTATTGAATATGCAAAACCAAGAAGGTGCGATTATTAAGAAAACGGTTGTGCCAATGATGGTTTACGGCATTATCGCAGCGGTAGTCGCTCTGACAATTATCCCAATTTTCTTTAATGTTTAA